In Anopheles gambiae chromosome 2, idAnoGambNW_F1_1, whole genome shotgun sequence, a single window of DNA contains:
- the LOC1276499 gene encoding E3 ubiquitin-protein ligase Topors: MEEVPVDDCPPTPEILPLSVTPPRPEVVYSSSSEEAEETADGRRSPPPKCAICLGKCRQPAFANSCKHQFCFRCLLEWSKVKPECPLCKQRFLSIVYYKSIDCFEQHTIPVPTVNEARARNRETYHELNLFLSNSPRFAAYSIPSNMTLRLQSNNDRLQELLLHQSSEVDRFISEFGNQPIPSRQDQLRWRQFVYSNRLYACPMPDLNGRFRDTSAAFYRENPAQMHRVLSYMHRDLLVLGVNIAVHAPNMNVLEDLLQTYDIHSRDFLLRILRHMPLETGEHFQHECTNFARSPYDMIGYDRCVQYNPRYYQPRSGRSGEVIISSSEEDNDDIVYLPEPSASTSSTNETSNGGAAAGEGGAGNGANGGSSSSGTAGTNQRTARTADVHIEFRSLVDSAGSEELHPVVVSASQPQQQQQQGVNVLPRVPLTSTAASSAVPTENILLSSSDSDDCQFVLAQKPPHLRTPDHVVDLESASDSDVVFVAEEPLGEAGPTARGTRQQLVNLMKKETAANQDYNNGASTSSGYCGGGGAGGTCGGGGNGGTGGSSGSVASGSAALRTKYYARPRLTRYSGGIGVKSIYEASDSDDSDCDSLFNLPTGRRAISGKGSETDSNDDPDYGQRKRRRPNKKNTQPKAAKRVSRKRRNRSSSSSSSSSSSSSDSSSSSSSSSSSHDRSRSLSSSSSSSSEEESNGRTSGLGNTGTSSNTSNTSSSSASRSSSSSSSYACGSNCATAYRKNVIVEIECGRQLRRNTSQQQAHAAYITRLKSTQTDSKGRSKKKRSRKATEKESKRAAKEKNIATTTPAKAKPRRSKAKKKSSTVESVGAKGAGAKSKAKSKSSKSRSASARSGGRSKKRTKPASENEQTRSTPLLEEGASTGAHYVIASRPSVSPTIDVTTVDGAECRERKLKSVIIKRCHYTKSSSGGRTNEAMVVDEEPASGSGASGPGGEEAPTSSRLTVEEETNADVKQEEPLKCEPTDNNDIQLSSSSGSSTDSEPEVPVSSGWNSSRFSSVIAVPAATCSSSVSFNPTLTSAVHPQQHWPLQDPGQQYMQAQLQLPTTDNDQHHQPPCSLLEVDESNTGASESIFEPTLSWAETSHHQQQQHRPLLLPEDRALSSAAASPFSSISFPPSTTSVSPSPSLSSQSLALPASVASPLQLIESMGTMDSDSPLPSSVLGLDAIDGTMDEIMATEEVVSSGGGVIDGVDAAIAQPPIAVEVLEGVGVQDPVSVAPCVLEAPPPPPAAAADGGSAGVQLQL, translated from the exons ATGGAGGAAGTGCCCGTGGATGACTGTCCACCCACACCGGAAATACTTCCACTCTCCGTCACACCTCCCCGTCCGGAGGTGGTGTACAGCTCGTCGTCGGAGGAGGCCGAAGAAACGGCGGACGGTCGCCGCTCACCACCGCCCAAGTGTGCGATCTGTCTCGGCAAGTGTCGCCAGCCAGCATTTGCCAACTCGTGCAAGCATCAGTTCTGCTTCCGCTGCCTGCTGGAGTGGAGCAAG GTCAAGCCAGAATGTCCACTGTGCAAGCAGCGATTCCTGTCGATCGTGTACTACAAATCGATCGACTGCTTCGAGCAGCACACCATCCCGGTGCCGACCGTGAACGAGGCCCGGGCACGCAACCGGGAAACGTACCACGAGCTGAACCTGTTCCTGTCCAACTCGCCGCGGTTCGCCGCTTACAGCATACCGTCGAACATGACGCTGCGCCTGCAGTCGAACAACGACCGGCTgcaggagctgctgctgcaccagtCGAGCGAGGTGGACCGATTCATAAGCGAGTTCGGCAACCAGCCGATCCCGAGCCGGCAGGATCAGCTCCGGTGGCGACAGTTCGTCTACTCGAACCGATTGTACGCGTGTCCGATGCCGGATCTGAACGGACGCTTTCGGGACACGTCGGCCGCATTTTATAG AGAAAATCCGGCACAGATGCATCGTGTCCTTTCCTATATGCACAGGGATCTGCTGGTGCTCGGTGTGAACATAGCTGTGCACGCACCGAACATGAACGTGCTGGAAGATCTGCTCCAAACGTACGACATTCATTCTCGCGACTTCCTGCTGCGCATCCTGCGCCACATGCCGCTGGAAACGGGGGAACACTTCCAGCACGAGTGTACCAACTTTGCCCGCTCGCCGTACGATATGATCGGGTACGATCGGTGCGTCCAGTACAATCCGCGCTACTACCAGCCGCGCAGTGGTCGCAGCGGTGAGGTCATTATCTCATCGTCGGAAGAGGACAACGATGACATCGTGTATCTACCCGAACCGTCCGCCAGCACATCGTCGACGAACGAGACGTCCAACGGCGGGGCTGCAGCAGGGGAAGGAGGTGCTGGTAACGGTGCgaacggtggcagcagcagctccggcACAGCAGGCACCAACCAGCGGACAGCACGAACGGCTGATGTGCACATTGAGTTTCGTTCGCTGGTCGATAGCGCTGGGAGTGAGGAGCTTCATCCCGTCGTCGTTTCCGCTTCTCagccacaacagcagcagcagcagggagtGAATGTGCTTCCACGTGTGCCCCTAACCTCTACCGCGGCCTCGAGCGCCGTGCCGACGGAAAACATCCTCCTCTCGTCGAGCGATTCGGACGACTGCCAGTTCGTGCTGGCTCAGAAGCCGCCCCATCTGCGCACACCCGaccacgtggtcgatctggaaTCGGCCAGCGATAGTGATGTGGTGTTCGTGGCAGAAGAACCGCTGGGCGAAGCCGGCCCAACGGCGCGTGGCACGCGCCAGCAGCTGGTAAACTTGATGAAGAAAGAGACGGCCGCCAACCAGGACTACAACAATGGCGCATCGACCAGCTCGGGATACTgtgggggtggtggtgcaggAGGAActtgcggtggtggtggtaatggGGGAACCGGAGGCAGCAGTGGCAGTGTGGCGAGTGGTAGCGCCGCACTACGCACAAAGTATTACGCGCGGCCACGGTTGACGCGCTACTCGGGCGGCATTGGGGTGAAGAGTATCTACGAGGCGAGCGATTCGGACGATAGCGACTGTGACTCGCTGTTTAATCTGCCGACGGGCAGGCGTGCGATCTCCGGGAAGGGTAGCGAAACGGACTCGAACGATGATCCGGACTATGGGCAGCGGAAAAGGAGACGACCGAACAAAAAGAACACGCAGCCCAAGGCGGCGAAGCGTGTGTCGAGGAAGCGGCGTAATaggagtagcagcagcagcagcagtagtagcagtagcagcagcgacagtagtagtagcagcagtagtagcagcagtagccaCGATCGCAGCAGAAGTctcagcagcagtagcagcagcagcagcgaggaaGAAAGCAATGGGAGAACGAGCGGTTTGGGCAACACGGGCACTAGCAGCAAtaccagcaacaccagcagcagcagtgccagcagaagcagcagctcgtccagTAGCTACGCGTGCGGCAGCAACTGTGCCACTGCGTATCGCAAGAACGTGATCGTCGAGATCGAATGTGGACGGCAGCTGCGGCGAAACACCAGCCAGCAGCAGGCACACGCCGCCTACATAACACGGCTAAAGTCGACGCAGACCGATTCCAAGGGCCGATCGAAGAAGAAGCGCAGCCGAAAAGCGACCGAGAAGGAATCGAAACGCGCCGCCAAGGAAAAGAACATCGCGACGACGACCCCTGCCAAAGCGAAACCGCGTCGTAGTAAGGCGAAAAAGAAGTCATCGACGGTGGAAAGCGTTGGTGCGAAAGGTGCGGGCGCAAAGTCGAAAGCGAAATCGAAATCATCCAAATCGCGCAGCGCATCGGCACGCAGCGGCGGCAGAAGCAAAAAACGTACCAAACCGGCGTCCGAGAACGAGCAGACACGATCGACGCCGCTGCTGGAGGAAGGCGCATCAACTGGGGCGCACTACGTCATCGCGTCAAGACCGTCGGTATCGCCCACCATCGACGTGACGACGGTCGATGGCGCGGAATGTAGGGAGCGCAAGCTCAAAAGTGTCATCATAAAACGATGCCACTACACAAAATCATCGTCGGGCGGCCGGACGAACGAGGCGATGGTGGTAGACGAGGAGCCAGCGTCCGGTTCGGGTGCCTCAGGACCGGGTGGCGAGGAAGCACCAACCAGCTCGCGGTTGACGGTGGAGGAAGAAACGAACGCAGACGTGAAACAGGAAGAGCCGCTGAAGTGTGAACCAACCGATAACAACGATATACAGCTGTCCTCTTCCAGCGGATCGTCGACCGACTCGGAGCCGGAGGTCCCGGTATCGAGCGGATGGAACAGTTCCCGATTTTCCTCCGTTATCGCCGTGCCAGCAGCAACGTGCTCGTCAAGCGTGTCGTTCAATCCGACGCTCACGTCCGCCGTGCATCCGCAGCAGCACTGGCCCCTGCAAGACCCGGGCCAACAGTACATGCAGGCGCAACTTCAACTGCCAACGACCGACAACGACCAACACCATCAACCCCCGTGCAGCCTGCTCGAGGTGGACGAAAGCAACACCGGcgcatcggaatcgattttcGAGCCGACGTTAAGCTGGGCGGAAACcagccaccaccaacaacagcagcaccgtcCGCTCCTGCTGCCCGAGGATCGTGCCCTTTCGTCGGCGGCCGCCTCCCCCTTCTCGTCGATATCATTCCCACCGTCCACGACGTCCGTTTCGCCGTCACCTTCGCTGTCCTCGCAATCGCTGGCGCTGCCTGCTTCGGTCGCCTCGCCGCTCCAGCTGATCGAGAGCATGGGGACGATGGACAGCGATTCGCCGCTGCCCTCGTCCGTCCTCGGGCTCGATGCGATCGACGGAACGATGGACGAAATCATGGCAACGGAGGAGGTAGTTAGCAGTGGCGGTGGCGTCATCGATGGGGTCGATGCGGCAATCGCGCAACCACCGATCGCTGTCGAAGTATTGGAGGGGGTCGGTGTGCAGGATCCCGTGTCGGTCGCACCGTGCGTGCTCGAAGCGCCGCCGCcacccccagcagcagcagccgatggAGGAAGTGCCGGtgtgcagctgcagctgtGA